From one Halothece sp. PCC 7418 genomic stretch:
- a CDS encoding S-layer family protein — MATSGNDVLLVQNTSPDILGGLSGDDTYIISGSLLTDTPKEITISDTDGSNSIQLVDGLEIASSVVAGTALQITLTNGVVINVNGADTFTYEPGGNATAGIDEEDVSYSDFVTDTLGTTVPEGDETVAGDAVTIGEGDEPTPNLIEGTDGDDVITPADDADFVTTDADETLRGGDGNDLLDGGGGADTVQGDSGNDTLVGDPDDPVLDGGEGFDRLQTGAVSDSTFGVDGDDISLRPVSNVELIDATNSEGGNTLDLSDLLIDSITGGSNTFGVLEDSLTFAVGDADDEIDLGDVTQDKVIRIIGDTTNLDVINPNSVRVVNLTEGDNAVLNGGDFTVPAGASFYIGTDNPETITADFANLDSEDTIAAAGGEDILFFTGSAVPGELPLDDLEYVSGIDVIAGDAAVNGDFVLTNELLGQLVRGEPDVDEADTLTVVVDSLTINTQDVGQDDTVILENGDFTLANTDSDPTLLQGNIVTISDEGAGTILGGNGNDSIQGGEAGDTVNLAPEPPRSVASGDNVVSGAGGNDVITAGSGQDSLSGDEGDDTFNFGLNTTSGASRLNANDTVSGGEGTGDVVNLAANTRLTSQSEVQNVTGVETIQLNGDADSPVFNQVTLIDNLVDTTTDDATLTIDASGNFTLSDDDDALDRNVIDLKFLAPDSQVVVEGGNASERLIFSDESFNGLSDLDGGQGGINPASVGLPIPERFVIGFTPDPDGNGISGVPLPVTTEAIRTSLADTVTNVDTLDFRADGGDTFTADPTDFNNVAGFEEIQLTNSQNLALSNFNITLTDEIVRELTQPAASNDPTNLFISLDVIDQIGTNDLGLEISPNSNINIDASELTSTLNTVTVLNPNGANINVTPPTPGLPTRVTNVSADNITSAELAQAQTEPTGSTIFNDYANAAVTVTVANNSFDNVADLDFGAGRGVNSGAPALAAPTAHTITTGDGSFIVTTYDGADFDNDGVLDPGEDLNGDGFIDGRDNITTGNGDDQIDGGDANDTIQGGAGADTLDGGEGDIDGAGGTRFIPTGGANDTVSYSLSDASVTVDLGAGTASGGHADGDVFIFFDSDNNGTLDTNTFESAAGSGFDDTLTGDGRINVLTGNAGDDALTALAGADTLNGGAGLDTLDAGNGADLLNGGIDNDTLNGGQGPDTIDGGDIQGDVDTDTLTYATSSVGVNVDLDPSTVGAADGSGITAADPLVQIDTDGDGILDATGFFVPGAQPANSPAIGDFLVTIDQDGDGVQDTNTINNLSGSIANDTLVGDDDPNTLNGLAGDDIVVGDTGSDVVIGGAGNDTLGGDDITGAVGGGADLVQGDAGDDVIFVDNDGVAIDTLEGGDGTDVLDFSNLTGPVQIDLTTGSSSTGDIFTEIEDVIGTAAGDTFTANADENTFTGNAGADTFVFNSVAAAGDAITDFDPVNGDQISLSVSGGFEDGGAGAGVDLLDAALPGGAVPEVINAFVFNSGVAAEGSNISLPAGVTDPNLPTYVFEQSTGRLAFDADGEGGSSSVQDIASLSFDDPTFDPFANVADAQALFAGIDFA; from the coding sequence ATGGCTACTTCTGGTAACGACGTTTTACTAGTACAAAATACATCTCCCGATATTCTCGGCGGACTCTCCGGAGACGACACTTATATTATTTCTGGTTCTCTTTTAACCGATACTCCGAAAGAAATCACAATTAGCGATACAGATGGCAGCAACAGCATCCAACTCGTTGATGGTCTAGAAATTGCATCTTCTGTTGTTGCTGGAACTGCTTTACAAATTACGTTAACCAATGGTGTTGTTATTAACGTCAACGGTGCAGACACCTTCACTTATGAGCCTGGTGGTAACGCCACTGCTGGGATTGATGAGGAAGATGTCAGCTACAGCGACTTTGTAACTGATACCCTTGGCACAACTGTTCCTGAAGGAGATGAAACGGTTGCTGGTGATGCAGTCACGATTGGTGAGGGCGATGAACCTACTCCTAATCTGATTGAGGGGACAGATGGCGATGATGTCATTACCCCCGCAGATGATGCTGATTTTGTTACCACTGATGCCGATGAAACCCTTCGTGGTGGAGATGGTAATGACTTACTCGATGGGGGCGGTGGTGCTGACACCGTTCAAGGCGACAGTGGCAATGACACCCTTGTTGGTGACCCCGATGACCCTGTCCTCGATGGTGGCGAAGGCTTTGACCGTCTCCAAACTGGTGCGGTCAGTGATTCCACCTTCGGTGTCGATGGTGATGATATTTCTCTCCGTCCTGTTAGCAATGTCGAGTTAATTGATGCCACCAATAGTGAAGGTGGAAATACCTTAGATTTATCGGATTTACTCATTGACTCCATCACTGGCGGTTCTAATACCTTTGGTGTTCTGGAAGACTCTCTCACCTTTGCTGTTGGCGATGCCGATGATGAAATCGATTTAGGGGACGTTACTCAAGATAAAGTAATTCGTATCATTGGTGACACCACAAACTTAGATGTCATCAACCCCAACAGTGTCCGAGTGGTTAACCTCACCGAAGGCGATAATGCTGTCCTCAATGGCGGTGACTTTACAGTTCCTGCTGGTGCGAGCTTCTATATTGGCACTGATAACCCAGAAACCATTACCGCTGACTTTGCTAATCTTGATTCTGAAGATACAATCGCTGCTGCTGGTGGCGAAGATATCCTCTTCTTCACAGGTAGCGCCGTTCCAGGTGAACTTCCCCTTGACGATCTCGAATATGTTTCTGGCATTGATGTCATTGCTGGTGACGCGGCAGTGAATGGAGATTTTGTTCTCACCAACGAATTGCTCGGTCAACTGGTTCGCGGTGAACCCGATGTTGATGAAGCAGATACTCTAACAGTTGTTGTTGATAGCCTCACCATCAATACACAAGATGTAGGTCAAGATGACACCGTTATCTTAGAAAATGGTGACTTTACCCTTGCTAATACCGACTCTGACCCCACTTTACTGCAAGGCAACATTGTCACGATTTCTGATGAAGGGGCAGGTACCATTTTGGGTGGTAATGGTAATGATTCTATCCAAGGTGGTGAAGCAGGCGACACTGTTAACTTAGCACCTGAGCCCCCGAGAAGCGTTGCCTCTGGTGATAACGTTGTTTCTGGTGCTGGCGGTAATGATGTTATTACGGCTGGCAGTGGTCAAGATAGTCTCAGTGGCGATGAAGGCGATGATACATTTAACTTCGGATTGAATACGACTAGTGGTGCCAGCCGCTTAAATGCTAACGACACTGTTTCCGGTGGTGAAGGCACAGGTGATGTTGTCAACTTAGCTGCTAATACACGCCTCACCTCTCAATCAGAAGTTCAAAACGTCACTGGTGTTGAAACGATTCAACTCAATGGTGACGCTGATTCTCCTGTCTTCAACCAGGTTACTTTAATTGACAACTTAGTTGATACCACAACCGATGATGCAACTTTAACCATTGATGCTAGCGGTAACTTTACCTTAAGTGACGATGATGACGCACTTGATCGCAATGTCATCGACTTGAAGTTCTTAGCTCCTGATTCTCAAGTTGTCGTAGAAGGCGGTAATGCTTCTGAACGTCTCATCTTCAGTGATGAATCCTTCAATGGTTTATCCGACCTCGATGGTGGTCAAGGCGGTATCAACCCTGCAAGCGTTGGTTTGCCCATTCCTGAGCGTTTTGTCATTGGTTTCACTCCTGACCCTGATGGTAATGGCATTTCTGGTGTTCCGCTTCCGGTTACGACTGAAGCAATTCGGACTAGTCTCGCCGATACAGTTACTAACGTTGATACCCTCGACTTCCGTGCTGATGGGGGTGATACCTTCACTGCTGATCCCACAGATTTCAATAATGTTGCCGGTTTTGAAGAAATTCAACTCACCAACTCCCAAAACCTCGCTCTTAGCAATTTCAACATCACGTTGACTGATGAAATTGTTCGCGAATTAACGCAACCTGCTGCAAGTAACGATCCCACGAATCTGTTCATCAGCCTTGATGTTATTGACCAAATTGGCACAAATGACCTCGGTTTAGAAATCAGCCCCAACAGCAACATCAATATCGATGCTAGCGAGTTAACCAGCACTCTCAATACAGTCACTGTCCTTAACCCCAACGGAGCGAACATTAATGTTACCCCTCCAACACCAGGACTGCCAACCCGTGTAACTAACGTTTCTGCAGATAATATTACCTCTGCTGAACTTGCCCAAGCGCAAACTGAACCGACAGGCAGCACTATTTTCAATGATTATGCGAACGCTGCTGTGACAGTTACTGTTGCTAACAACTCGTTTGATAATGTTGCTGACCTTGACTTTGGAGCAGGTCGTGGAGTTAATTCTGGTGCGCCTGCTCTAGCGGCACCAACTGCACATACAATCACAACGGGTGATGGTAGCTTCATTGTAACGACATATGATGGAGCAGACTTTGACAATGATGGTGTGCTAGATCCAGGAGAAGATTTGAATGGTGACGGATTCATCGATGGTCGTGACAACATTACCACTGGTAATGGTGATGACCAAATTGATGGTGGAGATGCCAATGACACAATTCAAGGGGGTGCTGGTGCTGACACCCTAGATGGGGGTGAAGGTGATATTGATGGTGCTGGCGGTACTCGTTTCATTCCCACTGGAGGAGCTAATGATACAGTCAGCTATTCCCTTTCCGATGCGAGTGTTACGGTTGATTTAGGTGCAGGCACTGCTTCCGGTGGTCATGCCGATGGCGATGTCTTCATCTTCTTCGACTCTGATAATAACGGCACTCTAGATACCAACACCTTTGAAAGCGCTGCGGGTTCTGGCTTTGATGATACGCTCACTGGTGATGGTCGGATTAACGTCCTAACTGGTAATGCTGGCGATGACGCTTTAACCGCTCTTGCTGGTGCAGATACGCTGAATGGAGGTGCTGGACTAGACACACTCGATGCTGGTAATGGCGCTGATCTGCTTAATGGTGGTATAGATAACGATACCCTGAATGGAGGTCAAGGTCCTGACACAATTGATGGTGGTGATATTCAAGGTGATGTAGATACAGATACATTAACTTATGCAACTTCCAGTGTTGGGGTCAATGTTGATTTAGACCCCTCAACTGTTGGTGCTGCAGATGGTAGTGGTATTACAGCTGCTGATCCTTTGGTCCAAATTGACACTGATGGTGATGGCATCTTGGATGCTACTGGTTTCTTTGTTCCTGGTGCACAACCAGCTAATAGTCCAGCAATAGGTGATTTCTTAGTAACAATCGATCAAGATGGTGATGGAGTTCAAGACACCAATACTATTAATAATCTGAGTGGTTCAATTGCGAATGACACCCTGGTTGGAGATGATGATCCTAATACTCTAAATGGATTAGCTGGTGATGATATTGTTGTCGGTGACACTGGTTCTGACGTTGTCATTGGTGGTGCTGGTAATGACACCCTAGGTGGTGATGATATTACTGGTGCTGTCGGCGGTGGTGCTGACTTAGTTCAAGGCGATGCCGGCGATGATGTCATTTTTGTTGATAATGACGGTGTTGCAATTGATACCCTTGAGGGGGGCGATGGCACTGATGTCCTTGATTTCTCCAACTTAACAGGTCCAGTCCAAATTGATTTAACAACTGGCAGTTCCAGCACAGGTGATATCTTTACTGAAATTGAGGATGTCATTGGAACGGCTGCTGGTGATACCTTTACTGCTAACGCAGATGAGAATACCTTCACCGGTAATGCTGGTGCTGATACTTTTGTCTTCAACAGTGTTGCTGCTGCCGGAGATGCCATTACTGACTTCGACCCAGTTAATGGCGATCAAATTAGCCTATCTGTCAGCGGTGGCTTTGAAGATGGCGGTGCTGGTGCTGGTGTTGATCTGCTGGATGCAGCTCTGCCTGGTGGTGCTGTTCCTGAGGTCATCAATGCCTTTGTCTTCAATAGCGGTGTTGCAGCAGAAGGAAGTAATATCAGTCTGCCTGCTGGCGTTACTGATCCCAACTTGCCAACCTACGTATTCGAGCAAAGTACAGGTCGTTTAGCCTTTGATGCCGATGGCGAAGGTGGATCAAGCAGTGTACAAGATATTGCTTCTTTGAGCTTTGATGATCCAACATTTGACCCATTTGCCAACGTAGCAGATGCTCAAGCTCTCTTCGCTGGAATTGACTTTGCCTAA